A genome region from Streptomyces antimycoticus includes the following:
- a CDS encoding metal-dependent transcriptional regulator — protein sequence MSGLIDTTEMYLRTILELEEEGVVPMRARIAERLEQSGPTVSQTVARMERDGLVTVAGDRHLELTEEGRRLATRVMRKHRLAECLLVDVIGLEWEQVHAEACRWEHVMSEAVERRVLELLRHPTESPYGNPIPGLEELGEKAEADPFLDESMVSLRELEPGSEGKTVVVRRIGEPIQADAQVMYTLRRAGVQPGSVVSVTESPGGVLVGSSGEAAELEAEIASHVFVAKR from the coding sequence ATGTCCGGACTGATCGACACCACGGAGATGTATCTCCGCACCATCCTCGAGCTCGAGGAGGAGGGCGTGGTCCCCATGCGCGCCCGGATCGCGGAGCGGCTCGAGCAGAGCGGCCCGACGGTCAGCCAGACGGTGGCGCGCATGGAGCGCGACGGGCTGGTCACGGTCGCGGGCGACCGTCATCTGGAGCTGACCGAGGAGGGCCGCCGGCTGGCCACGCGGGTGATGCGCAAGCACCGGCTCGCCGAGTGCCTGCTCGTCGATGTGATCGGGCTGGAGTGGGAGCAGGTCCACGCCGAGGCGTGCCGCTGGGAGCATGTGATGAGCGAGGCGGTGGAGCGGCGCGTGCTGGAGCTGCTCCGCCATCCGACCGAGTCGCCTTACGGCAACCCGATTCCGGGCCTGGAGGAGCTGGGCGAGAAGGCCGAGGCCGATCCGTTCCTGGACGAGTCCATGGTGAGCCTGCGTGAGCTGGAGCCCGGCTCGGAGGGCAAGACAGTGGTGGTGCGCCGCATCGGCGAGCCCATCCAGGCCGACGCCCAGGTGATGTACACGCTGCGGCGGGCCGGGGTGCAGCCGGGCTCCGTGGTGAGCGTCACGGAGTCGCCGGGCGGAGTGCTGGTCGGCAGCAGCGGTGAGGCGGCGGAGCTGGAGGCGGAGATCGCCTCGCATGTCTTCGTGGCCAAGCGCTGA
- a CDS encoding ABC transporter substrate-binding protein codes for MTGRRRPSSRPFRAAAAALCTAVGASLLTGCGGVLSNKSDSDPITVMTWAPEGTKATNMPGMPAMAKAFARWVNDTGGIHGRKLQVVTCNERNDAVQAARCAQRAEDEKAVAVVGSYSQYGRAFISPLEVAGIPYIGGYGVTQEEFDSPYSYPVNGGQAALLVGNGRQLASRCERTALVRPDTIAGDELPQLLNTGLRAGRRDAAHDVRAPEGAGDYSNQAATALKSVGADSSLGSAAQGAALDSSCVTAALGNRTGTFFDSFRRVQENHPQVRIASILGGVRQSLIDSTGGTSSPLEGTYATGWYPAGDDARWNPMKKVINKYAFDDNRIDPDDPGTQTTWIGYTVLRSVLMSLHADDISARAVRTALDNGHAVNTGGLTPTLRWGYDDTLHVPNYSRIVNADVTYQMVRDGRLVAVRKGFVNVSKILEHYHPAD; via the coding sequence ATGACCGGTCGGCGACGCCCTTCCTCCCGCCCCTTCCGAGCCGCCGCCGCGGCACTGTGCACGGCGGTCGGCGCGTCGCTGCTGACCGGCTGCGGCGGGGTGCTGTCGAACAAGAGCGACAGCGACCCCATCACCGTCATGACCTGGGCCCCCGAGGGCACCAAAGCGACCAATATGCCGGGAATGCCCGCGATGGCGAAGGCATTTGCCCGCTGGGTCAACGACACCGGTGGCATCCACGGCCGCAAGCTGCAGGTCGTCACCTGCAACGAGCGCAACGACGCCGTCCAGGCCGCCCGCTGCGCCCAGCGGGCCGAGGACGAGAAGGCCGTCGCGGTCGTCGGCTCGTACAGCCAGTACGGCCGGGCCTTCATCTCGCCGCTGGAGGTCGCCGGCATCCCCTACATAGGCGGCTACGGCGTGACACAGGAGGAGTTCGACAGCCCGTACTCCTATCCGGTCAACGGCGGCCAGGCCGCCCTGCTGGTGGGCAACGGCCGTCAGCTGGCCTCCCGCTGCGAGCGCACCGCGCTCGTGCGCCCCGACACCATCGCGGGCGACGAGCTCCCCCAGCTCCTCAACACCGGCCTCCGGGCGGGCCGGCGCGACGCCGCCCATGACGTCCGCGCCCCCGAGGGCGCGGGCGACTACAGCAACCAGGCCGCCACCGCCCTGAAGAGCGTCGGCGCCGACAGCTCCCTCGGCAGCGCCGCCCAGGGCGCGGCCCTGGACAGCTCCTGCGTCACCGCGGCACTCGGCAACCGCACCGGCACCTTCTTCGACTCCTTCCGCCGGGTGCAGGAGAACCATCCGCAGGTGCGGATCGCCTCCATCCTCGGCGGTGTCCGGCAGTCCCTCATAGACTCCACCGGCGGCACCTCCAGCCCCCTGGAGGGCACCTACGCCACCGGCTGGTACCCGGCCGGGGACGATGCGCGCTGGAACCCCATGAAGAAGGTCATCAACAAGTACGCCTTCGACGACAACCGCATCGACCCGGACGACCCCGGCACGCAGACCACCTGGATCGGCTACACGGTGCTGCGCTCGGTCCTGATGTCCCTGCACGCCGACGACATCAGCGCCCGCGCCGTGCGCACCGCGCTGGACAACGGCCATGCGGTGAACACCGGCGGGCTGACGCCGACGCTGCGCTGGGGCTACGACGACACGCTGCACGTGCCCAACTACTCGCGGATCGTCAATGCGGACGTCACCTACCAGATGGTGCGCGACGGCCGGCTGGTGGCGGTGCGCAAGGGATTCGTCAACGTGTCCAAGATCCTGGAGCATTACCACCCGGCGGACTGA
- a CDS encoding SCO4402 family protein, with protein MGGMPVNDMPWWRWRTNVRSALHMLSDPVFQQECWLAGQAGYGDVTDAVYRLVEDTWLDNWSAEKYVGTIFRDSQEAALVDVAVLRVLRIMHQVGADALVSAYLEHHGWPEAVRAAREAHVRLATNDGEDPDVPPRTLEVLAIMTQAV; from the coding sequence ATGGGAGGCATGCCTGTCAACGACATGCCCTGGTGGCGCTGGCGCACCAATGTGCGCTCGGCGCTGCATATGCTCTCGGATCCCGTCTTTCAGCAGGAGTGCTGGCTGGCCGGCCAGGCCGGGTACGGGGATGTGACGGACGCCGTCTACCGGCTCGTCGAGGACACCTGGTTGGACAACTGGTCCGCCGAGAAGTACGTCGGCACGATCTTCCGTGACTCGCAGGAGGCGGCGCTGGTCGATGTCGCCGTGCTGCGGGTGCTGAGGATCATGCACCAGGTGGGCGCGGACGCCCTCGTCTCGGCCTACCTCGAACACCATGGCTGGCCGGAGGCCGTGCGGGCGGCCCGCGAGGCCCATGTGCGGCTGGCCACCAACGACGGCGAGGACCCCGATGTGCCGCCGCGCACCCTCGAAGTACTGGCGATCATGACGCAGGCGGTCTGA
- a CDS encoding lactate 2-monooxygenase: MLGGDITDPEPGKDWAAFQYEIYLNGMTGAVPRLPADLTRLEELAEARLGPGPVGYVAGSAGNGSTERANRAALDRHRIVPRMLRDVRRRNLSVELLGTRLPAPLALAPIGVLSIMHPDAECAAARAAAAQGVPFILSSASSTPMERVAEAMGDGERWFQLYWGKDREVTRSFLDRARTCGFTALVVTLDTPLLAWRPRDLDQAYLPFLHGVGTANYFTDPAFQAGLAKPVHEDRDAAVLHFVQMFGDPGKTWEDLAFLREHWDGPIVLKGVLHPDDARRAEAAGMDGVVVSNHGGRQVGGSIGAADALPGVATAVGARLAVLFDSGVRTGDDVFKALALGARAVLLGRPYAYGLGLDGQPGVEHVIRSLLAEFELTMALSGHTDAAGLTPDALG, translated from the coding sequence ATGCTCGGCGGCGACATCACGGATCCGGAACCCGGCAAGGACTGGGCGGCATTTCAGTACGAGATCTATCTGAACGGGATGACCGGCGCCGTTCCCCGGCTGCCCGCCGATCTGACCCGGCTCGAGGAGCTGGCCGAGGCCCGGCTGGGACCCGGCCCGGTGGGCTATGTCGCGGGCAGCGCGGGCAACGGCAGCACCGAGCGGGCCAACCGGGCGGCGCTGGACCGGCATCGGATCGTGCCGCGGATGCTCCGTGACGTGCGGCGGCGGAATCTGTCGGTCGAGCTGCTGGGCACCCGGCTGCCCGCGCCGCTCGCGCTCGCGCCGATCGGCGTGTTGTCGATCATGCACCCGGACGCCGAGTGCGCGGCGGCGCGGGCCGCCGCGGCGCAGGGCGTGCCGTTCATCCTGTCCTCGGCGTCCAGTACGCCGATGGAGCGGGTGGCGGAGGCGATGGGGGACGGCGAGCGGTGGTTCCAGCTCTACTGGGGCAAGGACCGCGAGGTCACCAGGAGCTTTCTGGACCGGGCGAGGACGTGCGGTTTCACGGCGCTTGTGGTGACCCTCGACACCCCGCTGCTGGCCTGGCGGCCGCGCGATCTCGACCAGGCGTATCTGCCGTTTCTGCACGGAGTGGGAACCGCCAACTACTTCACCGATCCGGCGTTCCAGGCCGGGCTCGCCAAGCCGGTGCACGAGGACCGGGACGCCGCGGTGCTGCACTTTGTGCAGATGTTCGGCGACCCCGGGAAGACCTGGGAGGACCTGGCGTTCCTGCGTGAGCACTGGGACGGCCCGATCGTGCTCAAGGGGGTGTTGCACCCCGATGACGCCCGGCGCGCGGAGGCGGCGGGGATGGACGGCGTCGTGGTGTCCAACCACGGCGGCCGCCAAGTGGGCGGCTCCATCGGGGCGGCCGACGCGCTGCCGGGGGTGGCGACGGCGGTCGGCGCCCGGCTCGCGGTGCTCTTCGACAGCGGGGTGCGCACCGGTGACGATGTGTTCAAGGCGCTCGCCCTCGGCGCCCGCGCGGTACTGCTGGGGCGGCCGTACGCGTATGGGCTGGGGCTGGACGGGCAGCCGGGGGTGGAGCATGTGATCCGCTCCCTGCTGGCCGAGTTCGAGCTGACGATGGCGCTGTCGGGCCATACGGATGCGGCGGGGCTCACCCCGGACGCACTCGGCTGA
- a CDS encoding SH3 domain-containing protein, with protein MKIQRKASMVVLAAALMLGGSVALAPTASAVGSSACQFNSPDVNFKVSTSGARFRTGPGKRYRAIGTLYRGDSFRYFCRTRGFEESWSYGKILRRTTTGIRAGTRGWVYSKYLD; from the coding sequence GTGAAGATCCAACGTAAAGCCTCGATGGTCGTGCTCGCGGCGGCGCTGATGCTGGGCGGTTCGGTGGCCCTGGCGCCGACGGCGTCGGCGGTGGGGTCATCGGCGTGTCAGTTCAATTCCCCGGATGTCAATTTCAAGGTCTCCACCAGTGGGGCCAGATTCCGTACCGGACCGGGAAAGCGGTACCGCGCTATAGGGACGCTTTACCGGGGAGATTCCTTCCGGTACTTCTGCCGCACCCGGGGCTTTGAGGAGAGCTGGTCCTACGGAAAGATCCTGAGGCGGACGACGACCGGAATCCGGGCCGGGACCAGAGGCTGGGTGTACAGCAAGTACCTCGACTAG
- a CDS encoding ABC transporter ATP-binding protein, with the protein MPQEQPAASTEPTRAAAVRVSGLWKRYGEQIAVAGIDLELPAGQFIGLVGPNGAGKTTTLSMITGLLRPDSGTVEIGGHDVWRDPVEIKARIGVLPEGLRMFERLSGRELLTYTGRLRGLPGAEVDKRATQLLDVLDLAGSQNKLVIDYSTGMRKKIGLAAALLHNPEVLFLDEPFEGVDPVSAQTIRGVLERYTHSGATVVFSSHVMELVESLCDWVAVIASGRIRAHGPLAEVRGDAPSLQNAFLELVGANRREAGQSLDWLGGGAR; encoded by the coding sequence GTGCCTCAGGAGCAGCCAGCAGCCAGCACAGAGCCGACCAGGGCCGCCGCCGTGCGGGTGAGCGGCCTGTGGAAGCGCTACGGAGAGCAGATCGCGGTCGCGGGGATCGATCTGGAGCTGCCCGCCGGGCAGTTCATCGGGCTTGTCGGGCCCAATGGCGCCGGTAAGACCACCACGCTTTCGATGATCACCGGCCTGCTGCGCCCCGACTCGGGGACGGTGGAGATCGGCGGGCACGACGTCTGGCGGGACCCGGTCGAGATCAAGGCGCGGATCGGGGTGCTGCCGGAGGGACTGCGGATGTTCGAGCGGCTCTCCGGCCGGGAGCTGCTCACCTACACCGGGCGGCTGCGCGGGCTGCCCGGTGCGGAGGTCGACAAGCGCGCCACCCAGCTCCTGGACGTCCTGGATCTCGCGGGCTCCCAGAACAAGCTGGTCATCGACTACTCCACCGGGATGCGGAAGAAGATCGGACTGGCCGCCGCGCTGCTCCACAACCCGGAAGTCCTCTTCCTCGACGAGCCCTTCGAGGGGGTCGACCCGGTCTCCGCCCAGACCATCCGCGGCGTTCTGGAGCGCTACACCCACTCCGGCGCCACCGTCGTCTTCTCCAGCCATGTCATGGAGCTGGTGGAGTCGCTGTGCGACTGGGTCGCGGTGATCGCGAGCGGCCGGATCCGGGCCCATGGCCCGCTGGCCGAGGTGCGGGGCGACGCACCGTCCCTGCAGAACGCCTTCCTGGAGCTGGTCGGCGCCAACCGGCGCGAGGCGGGCCAAAGCCTCGACTGGCTGGGCGGCGGCGCCCGATGA
- a CDS encoding transporter, whose product MTLTDPLDARGPLGTAAPAPPAVPTASPTPVFVSLKLALLRNGLRQSSGRRAAYLTSLVLAMLFAVLQLLGLVLLRDTNHVDALVTLLTAVLALGWAVMPLFFPGGDETLDPTRLVMLPLRPRSLITALLVSSLIGIGPLFTLTLAAGSAVAVAHGAAAAGAAVMAVVLTVLVCVALARAVATANTRLLTSRKGRDLAVLSGLFVAIGAQFVNFGAQQLGGKNGLAVLEPAAAVLRWVPPAAAVDAVQGVSDGAYGVAAAQFALTIGALAVLLWWWRGTLTHLMTTPDASTLQAAAPRERRGSGAADTPDASGPFARLLPAGRSGTVLLRTLRYAVRDPKTKSAWVTSLGVGLLLPFVTAVQDNGSVYWSCWASGMLGMLMYNQFGQDSSAFWMVAQTISSPRDAYLELRGRTLALLLVAVPYMAVAVLGSAAVLKNWSAAPEALGIALALLGSMLATGAMASALAPYSIPQDSGHKNVAPGQAGIAWISLLVGMILGSVLCAPVLGLTIWLHVSGAHGWLWVVFPLGAVYGAALAETGLRLAAPRVAARLPEILAAVSKG is encoded by the coding sequence ATGACGCTCACCGACCCGCTCGACGCCAGGGGCCCGCTCGGCACCGCCGCGCCCGCGCCGCCCGCCGTTCCCACCGCCTCCCCCACCCCTGTCTTCGTCTCCTTGAAGCTGGCGCTGCTGCGCAACGGGCTGCGCCAGTCCAGCGGTCGGCGGGCCGCGTACCTCACCTCGCTGGTACTGGCGATGCTGTTCGCCGTGTTGCAGCTGCTCGGTCTGGTGCTGCTGCGCGACACGAACCATGTCGACGCACTGGTCACGCTGCTGACGGCGGTGCTCGCGCTCGGCTGGGCGGTGATGCCGCTGTTCTTCCCCGGCGGCGACGAAACCCTCGACCCGACCCGGCTGGTGATGCTGCCGCTGCGGCCGCGCTCGCTGATCACCGCGCTGCTGGTGTCCTCGCTGATCGGCATCGGCCCGCTGTTCACGCTGACCCTGGCCGCCGGTTCGGCCGTCGCCGTCGCGCACGGGGCGGCGGCCGCGGGGGCGGCGGTGATGGCCGTGGTGCTGACGGTGCTGGTGTGCGTGGCGCTGGCCCGCGCCGTCGCCACGGCCAACACCCGCCTCCTCACCAGCCGTAAGGGCCGCGACCTGGCGGTGCTCAGCGGTCTGTTCGTGGCCATCGGCGCCCAGTTCGTGAACTTCGGGGCCCAGCAGCTCGGCGGTAAGAACGGCCTGGCCGTGCTGGAACCGGCCGCGGCGGTGCTGCGCTGGGTGCCGCCCGCGGCGGCGGTCGACGCCGTCCAGGGCGTCAGCGACGGCGCCTACGGGGTCGCCGCGGCCCAGTTCGCGCTGACCATAGGCGCGCTGGCGGTGCTGCTGTGGTGGTGGAGGGGCACCCTCACCCACCTGATGACCACCCCGGACGCCTCCACGCTCCAGGCGGCGGCACCACGCGAGCGGCGGGGCTCCGGCGCTGCCGACACCCCGGACGCCTCGGGCCCGTTCGCCCGGCTGCTGCCCGCCGGCCGCAGCGGCACGGTGCTGCTGCGGACGCTGCGCTATGCCGTACGGGACCCGAAGACCAAGTCGGCCTGGGTCACCTCTCTGGGCGTCGGCCTCCTGCTGCCCTTCGTCACCGCCGTTCAGGACAACGGCTCGGTCTACTGGTCCTGCTGGGCGTCGGGCATGCTCGGCATGCTGATGTACAACCAGTTCGGCCAGGACTCCTCCGCCTTCTGGATGGTCGCGCAGACGATCTCCTCGCCCCGCGACGCCTATCTGGAACTGCGCGGCCGCACGCTGGCCCTCCTCCTGGTGGCGGTGCCGTACATGGCAGTGGCGGTGCTCGGCTCCGCCGCCGTCCTGAAGAACTGGTCGGCCGCTCCCGAGGCGCTCGGCATCGCCCTGGCGCTGCTCGGCTCGATGCTGGCGACCGGCGCCATGGCGTCCGCGCTGGCCCCGTACTCGATTCCGCAGGACAGCGGCCACAAGAACGTCGCCCCGGGCCAGGCGGGGATCGCCTGGATCAGCCTCCTCGTCGGGATGATCCTGGGCTCGGTGCTGTGCGCGCCGGTGCTGGGCCTGACGATCTGGCTGCATGTCTCCGGGGCGCACGGCTGGTTGTGGGTGGTGTTCCCGCTGGGCGCGGTGTACGGCGCGGCCCTCGCGGAGACCGGACTGCGCCTGGCGGCGCCGCGGGTCGCGGCGCGGCTGCCGGAGATCCTGGCGGCGGTCAGCAAGGGGTGA
- a CDS encoding bifunctional DNA primase/polymerase: MDVTGPSRFPAGTSQIPQQRGERLRDAAVRYAEERHWDVLSGAWLETVDGVERCSCRTADCPAPGAHPTGRDWVNQATGSAVVVRRMWARTPRASILLPTGRTFDALDVPESAGCLALARMERRQVELGPVTCTPGRRMLFFVLPGAAAKVPDLVRNLGWPPNAIDLTARGDGDYVVAPPTRVGLRGPIQWARRPTAANRWLPDAQELVSALAYACGRERR, translated from the coding sequence ATGGACGTGACAGGACCATCGCGGTTCCCCGCGGGAACCTCGCAGATCCCTCAGCAGCGCGGGGAGCGGCTGCGCGACGCGGCGGTGCGATATGCCGAGGAGCGGCATTGGGACGTGCTCTCCGGCGCCTGGCTGGAGACCGTGGACGGAGTGGAGCGCTGCTCCTGCCGAACCGCCGACTGCCCGGCCCCAGGCGCCCATCCGACCGGCCGGGACTGGGTGAACCAGGCCACGGGCAGCGCGGTCGTGGTCCGCCGCATGTGGGCCAGGACGCCGCGCGCCTCCATCCTGCTGCCCACCGGCCGCACCTTCGACGCACTCGACGTACCGGAGTCGGCGGGCTGTCTGGCCCTCGCGCGCATGGAGCGCCGCCAGGTCGAGCTGGGCCCGGTCACCTGCACCCCCGGGCGCAGGATGCTCTTCTTCGTCCTCCCGGGCGCCGCCGCCAAGGTCCCCGACCTGGTGCGCAATCTGGGCTGGCCGCCGAACGCGATCGACCTGACCGCGCGCGGCGATGGCGACTATGTGGTCGCGCCCCCGACCCGGGTGGGCCTGCGCGGCCCGATCCAGTGGGCCCGGCGGCCCACCGCCGCCAACCGCTGGCTGCCCGACGCCCAGGAGCTGGTGAGCGCCCTCGCCTACGCCTGCGGCCGCGAGCGCCGCTGA
- a CDS encoding SIS domain-containing protein has product MNESKPAGQFFDAAIGLLRQVRDEEGEHIAAAGTLIADTVAAGGRLFAFGAGHSSLPAQDVVYRAGGLALMNLLAVPGVVGVDVIPATLGSALERVDGLATTALDCSPLRSGDLLIVISLSGRNALPVEMAMSARERGVRVIGVTSVGYATGTTSRNSSGGFLKDHCDLVIDNKIAIGDAELTVDGVGAPFAPASTVVTSAIMQSMVAAGVSELAERGIEPPMLRSGNVDGGHEWNRKVMTEYGDRIFYRR; this is encoded by the coding sequence ATGAACGAGTCCAAACCGGCCGGGCAATTCTTCGACGCGGCCATCGGCCTGCTGCGGCAGGTGCGGGACGAGGAGGGCGAGCATATCGCCGCGGCGGGCACCCTGATCGCCGATACCGTCGCCGCGGGCGGCCGCCTCTTCGCGTTCGGCGCCGGGCACTCCTCCCTGCCCGCGCAGGACGTCGTCTACCGCGCGGGCGGGCTCGCGCTGATGAATCTGCTGGCGGTGCCGGGGGTGGTGGGCGTGGACGTCATCCCCGCCACCCTCGGCAGCGCGTTGGAACGTGTCGACGGGCTCGCCACGACCGCCCTCGACTGCAGCCCGCTCCGGTCCGGGGACCTGCTGATCGTGATCTCGCTGTCCGGGCGCAACGCCCTGCCCGTGGAGATGGCGATGAGCGCGCGGGAGCGCGGGGTCAGGGTGATCGGGGTGACCTCGGTCGGCTACGCGACCGGCACGACCTCGCGCAACTCCTCCGGTGGCTTCCTGAAGGACCACTGCGATCTGGTCATCGACAACAAGATCGCGATCGGCGACGCGGAGCTCACGGTGGACGGCGTCGGCGCGCCCTTCGCCCCCGCGTCCACCGTCGTGACGAGCGCGATCATGCAGTCCATGGTGGCGGCCGGGGTCTCGGAACTGGCCGAGCGGGGGATCGAGCCGCCCATGCTGAGGTCGGGGAACGTGGACGGCGGGCATGAGTGGAACCGCAAGGTGATGACCGAATACGGGGACCGGATCTTCTACCGAAGGTAA
- a CDS encoding alpha/beta fold hydrolase — translation MVRRIEVSGTGGVRLAAWEFTDPPKAGAGREGARGPGVLLLHGLLGRAAHWAETARWLSTRHRAVALDQRGHGRSDKPAEGPFDRSTYVDDAEAAVEQLGLAPVTLIGHAMGALTAWQLAARRPDLVRALVICDMRASALGAASQREWAEWFRSWPVPFATLADVRKWFGEDDPTLERPNPARGDFFAEVMAERSDGWRPAFSCRQMLKARETWVQDAHWEELALVECPTLVVRGLDGQLGRAEAQEMVRVLPRGQYAEVVDAGHLVHYDQPDGWRRAVEPFLASALPV, via the coding sequence ATGGTGCGACGCATCGAGGTGAGCGGGACCGGCGGCGTGCGGCTCGCCGCCTGGGAGTTCACCGATCCGCCCAAGGCAGGCGCCGGCCGTGAGGGAGCGCGGGGCCCCGGAGTGCTGTTGCTCCACGGGCTGCTGGGCCGGGCGGCCCACTGGGCGGAGACGGCCCGCTGGCTCTCCACCCGCCATCGGGCGGTCGCCCTCGACCAGCGCGGCCATGGCCGCAGCGACAAGCCGGCCGAGGGGCCGTTCGACCGCTCCACCTATGTGGACGACGCCGAGGCGGCCGTCGAGCAGCTCGGCCTCGCCCCCGTGACCCTGATCGGCCATGCCATGGGCGCCCTCACCGCCTGGCAGCTCGCGGCCCGCCGCCCCGATCTGGTCCGGGCGCTGGTCATCTGCGATATGCGCGCCTCGGCCCTCGGCGCCGCCTCACAGCGCGAGTGGGCCGAATGGTTCCGCTCCTGGCCGGTGCCGTTCGCGACCCTCGCCGATGTGCGCAAGTGGTTCGGCGAGGACGATCCGACGCTGGAGCGGCCGAATCCGGCCCGGGGCGATTTCTTCGCCGAGGTCATGGCCGAGCGTTCGGACGGCTGGCGCCCGGCCTTCTCCTGCCGCCAGATGCTGAAGGCCCGTGAGACCTGGGTCCAGGACGCCCATTGGGAAGAGCTCGCCCTGGTCGAGTGCCCCACCCTGGTCGTCCGCGGGCTGGACGGCCAGCTCGGCCGCGCCGAGGCGCAGGAGATGGTCCGCGTCCTGCCCCGCGGCCAGTATGCGGAGGTGGTGGACGCGGGCCATCTGGTCCACTACGACCAGCCGGACGGGTGGCGCCGGGCCGTGGAGCCCTTCCTGGCCTCGGCCCTCCCCGTCTGA
- a CDS encoding PAS domain-containing protein gives MSASQRSEPAGPARSARSSRGVPGQAGAAASASVRPECPDGPERPDSELLAALLDGMDAALCAFDADGTVTHWNHEAERILGWTAAEAVGRKGLGGWAARPGDARDVDARLTEAMGTTGRRVHEFALLTKDGGRVLVRTQSSAVAGADGRPAGVYCAFSEVHAQVDLERSIALSEALLEDASWNVVLVDADLRVAVVNASAAGALRTARKAAPGRPLGDFLDQGVEEAEAALQHVLAEGAPPAPTELWVTLRDTDAADGFEGADRVRYELLDDDEAVRGEGADRGESGAAARRRCWRSGFLRLASPLTEEPTPLGVAWIFQDVTEAKGQEQESARMRFRGNQLHRATRAAAECGDPMEAASVHLDFALAGFADHALIDLVLDPPPGAPEGRVRLVRAAATPIGAPGPCPPVVPGGIPLGYPEGHPALQAVDRCGSVRASTRRSDEPAAAQWAVARKWPEGTVHGLCAVLRSRGRTLGVVTFLRTSSRRAFDRTDATYAEDVAARVAASVDLAVGRR, from the coding sequence GTGAGCGCTTCACAACGTTCCGAACCCGCAGGGCCGGCGCGTTCCGCCCGATCCTCGCGGGGGGTCCCCGGACAGGCGGGCGCCGCCGCGTCGGCGTCCGTCCGGCCCGAGTGCCCGGACGGGCCCGAGCGGCCCGACTCCGAACTGCTCGCCGCGCTGCTCGATGGGATGGACGCCGCCCTGTGCGCGTTCGACGCCGACGGCACGGTGACCCACTGGAACCATGAGGCCGAGCGCATCCTCGGCTGGACGGCGGCGGAGGCGGTCGGCCGCAAGGGGCTGGGCGGCTGGGCCGCCCGCCCGGGGGACGCGCGGGACGTCGACGCGCGTCTTACGGAGGCCATGGGCACCACGGGTCGCCGGGTGCACGAGTTCGCGCTGCTGACCAAGGACGGCGGCCGGGTCCTGGTCCGTACGCAGTCCTCGGCGGTGGCGGGCGCGGACGGCCGCCCGGCCGGGGTGTACTGCGCCTTCAGCGAGGTGCATGCGCAGGTCGACCTGGAGCGGTCGATCGCGCTGAGCGAGGCGCTGCTGGAGGACGCGTCGTGGAACGTGGTCCTGGTCGACGCGGATCTGCGGGTGGCCGTGGTCAACGCCAGCGCGGCGGGGGCGCTGCGTACGGCCCGTAAGGCCGCGCCCGGCCGGCCGCTGGGCGACTTCCTGGACCAGGGCGTCGAGGAGGCGGAGGCCGCGCTGCAGCACGTCCTGGCGGAGGGCGCGCCCCCGGCGCCCACCGAGCTGTGGGTGACGCTGCGGGACACCGACGCGGCGGACGGCTTCGAGGGCGCGGACAGGGTGCGCTACGAACTGCTCGACGACGACGAGGCGGTGCGCGGTGAGGGCGCCGACCGCGGCGAGTCCGGTGCGGCGGCCCGGCGCCGCTGCTGGCGCAGCGGCTTCCTCCGGCTGGCCTCACCGCTCACCGAGGAGCCGACGCCGCTCGGCGTGGCCTGGATCTTCCAGGACGTGACGGAGGCGAAGGGCCAGGAGCAGGAGAGCGCCCGGATGCGCTTCCGGGGCAACCAGCTGCACCGGGCGACGCGGGCGGCGGCCGAATGCGGGGACCCGATGGAGGCGGCCTCGGTCCATCTGGACTTCGCGCTGGCGGGCTTCGCCGATCACGCCCTGATCGACCTGGTCCTGGACCCGCCGCCGGGCGCCCCGGAGGGCCGGGTCCGGCTCGTCCGGGCGGCGGCCACCCCCATCGGCGCCCCCGGCCCCTGCCCGCCCGTCGTCCCCGGGGGCATCCCGCTGGGCTACCCGGAGGGCCATCCGGCGCTCCAGGCGGTCGACCGCTGCGGTTCGGTACGGGCGAGCACGAGACGCTCGGACGAGCCCGCGGCGGCCCAGTGGGCGGTGGCCCGCAAATGGCCGGAGGGCACGGTGCACGGCCTGTGCGCGGTGCTGCGCAGCCGCGGCCGCACCCTCGGCGTGGTCACCTTCCTGCGCACCTCCAGCCGTCGGGCCTTCGACCGTACGGACGCGACATACGCGGAGGACGTCGCGGCCCGCGTCGCAGCCTCGGTGGACCTGGCCGTAGGCCGCCGCTGA